A DNA window from Rossellomorea marisflavi contains the following coding sequences:
- a CDS encoding efflux RND transporter permease subunit, which yields MKISDFSIRRPVFTIVTMILILILGGVSLSRIPLKLIPDLNPPVGVVVTSYPGAGPQEVVEKVTKPLEESLSTLPGLKNVQSTAQEGSNFILMEFSWSTSIEEIENDVLQRIDQAPLPDEAEKPRFLKFDPAQFPIIQFSLKAEGDNASLRTLAERMKLELNRVEGVANVNVTGSFEDEITVNLDQDALEKKGLSQNDVVNTLRSNNITSPGDTIDTEGKTLTTRVMSELKSVKEIEELTVTVDPKTGKKVPLSDVADVEMKPVDDNTYTRADKEPAVLFSVLQQSDANTATVSKAFQTALDDLLEQEQYKDVDAEVLFDQGDYITDAIGSITNSLLLGGVFAMIVLFLFLRNVRSPLIVGVSIPYSVVVTFVLMFFAGFSLNIMTLGALALGIGMLVDNSIVVIENIYRHLAMGKPRKQAASEGAKEVGGAITASTLTTVAVFLPVVFISGLIGEIFTEFALTISFSLFASLVVALTVVPMMASRMLKEPKGNLEARRRRSKSRSRFKRSVEWALSHRTIVLLATLILLGVSSWGVTKVGTEFLPATDEGFFTMRVELENGSSVNETNAVVKAIEGELENEKNVQTAVSLVGTDQEQSFRGGKSGNIAEIYVKMKPFDDREQSIFSFADEVKPKLEKAAKEQNDSANIVFNLQSTSGSSPQTLTFNLRDTNEKRLDDGVEKLQKELEGMDDVNEVTTDRMETIKEVQMKVDRAKALDQGLAPSQIGSLVQDVTRGVTATQIVTEDSEVVSVFVKYDRDITENLDSLKKLLIPNGQGAFIRLDSVVDFSIEDGPVSIKRIDQQSAVQFTVNYASSTNLGTISNNVEKKIDKLDLPDETQVSFSGEKELLDDSINDMILALVLALVLVYMVMAAQFESFKYPFVIMFTVPLMVIGVALALFLTDTPISVPAVIGVIILAGIVVNNAIVIVDYIKQRKEDGMGSFEAIVTSSQDRIRPILMTALTTILGLVPLALGLGEGTEINQPMAIAVIGGLLTSTLLTVYIIPVMYSLFDKETRRKATRKRMD from the coding sequence TTGAAAATAAGTGATTTTTCCATACGTAGACCGGTATTCACAATCGTCACCATGATCCTGATCCTGATTCTTGGAGGGGTTTCCCTGTCCAGGATCCCCCTGAAGCTGATCCCGGATCTGAATCCACCTGTCGGGGTGGTCGTGACTTCCTATCCAGGAGCAGGGCCGCAAGAAGTGGTGGAAAAAGTAACGAAGCCTCTTGAAGAAAGCCTTTCCACACTTCCGGGATTGAAAAACGTCCAATCGACTGCACAAGAAGGATCGAATTTCATCCTCATGGAATTCTCATGGTCCACATCCATTGAAGAAATCGAGAATGATGTCCTGCAGCGGATCGATCAGGCACCGCTTCCCGACGAAGCGGAAAAACCAAGATTCCTGAAGTTCGACCCTGCACAATTCCCGATCATCCAGTTCTCCCTGAAAGCGGAGGGGGACAATGCTTCCCTTCGGACGTTGGCGGAGCGGATGAAGCTTGAACTCAACCGAGTTGAAGGAGTCGCCAACGTAAATGTTACAGGTTCGTTCGAAGATGAAATCACCGTCAATCTGGACCAGGATGCCCTCGAGAAAAAAGGGCTGAGCCAGAACGATGTCGTAAATACCCTCCGGAGCAACAACATCACATCACCGGGGGATACGATCGATACCGAAGGGAAGACGCTCACGACACGTGTCATGAGCGAGTTGAAGTCGGTGAAGGAAATCGAGGAGCTAACTGTAACCGTCGATCCTAAAACGGGTAAGAAAGTTCCCCTATCCGATGTGGCAGATGTGGAGATGAAGCCGGTGGATGATAATACATACACCCGTGCCGATAAAGAGCCTGCCGTGCTTTTCAGTGTGCTTCAGCAATCGGATGCCAATACCGCTACGGTGTCAAAGGCATTCCAGACCGCATTGGATGACCTCCTTGAACAGGAACAATATAAAGACGTGGATGCGGAAGTACTGTTCGATCAAGGAGATTACATCACTGACGCCATCGGAAGCATCACGAACTCCCTCCTTCTTGGCGGGGTGTTTGCAATGATCGTCCTATTCCTATTCTTGAGGAACGTCAGAAGTCCTTTGATCGTCGGGGTTTCCATTCCGTATTCAGTGGTCGTGACCTTTGTACTGATGTTCTTTGCAGGCTTCAGCCTGAATATTATGACCCTTGGTGCACTCGCACTCGGTATCGGGATGCTGGTCGATAACTCGATTGTCGTCATTGAAAACATCTACAGACATCTTGCCATGGGGAAACCACGTAAACAGGCAGCCAGTGAAGGGGCAAAGGAAGTGGGAGGAGCCATCACTGCTTCCACACTGACAACCGTAGCCGTCTTTCTTCCCGTCGTGTTCATTTCCGGACTCATAGGGGAGATCTTCACTGAATTTGCCCTGACGATATCCTTCAGCCTCTTCGCCTCACTTGTAGTGGCCCTGACCGTTGTGCCGATGATGGCAAGCCGCATGCTCAAGGAGCCGAAAGGGAATCTTGAGGCAAGAAGAAGAAGGTCGAAGTCCCGCAGCAGGTTCAAGCGCTCGGTGGAGTGGGCCTTGTCCCATCGTACCATTGTCCTGCTGGCGACCCTTATCCTGCTCGGTGTGAGCAGTTGGGGAGTCACAAAGGTAGGAACGGAATTCCTGCCGGCAACGGATGAAGGATTCTTCACCATGAGGGTGGAACTTGAAAACGGTTCTTCCGTCAATGAAACGAACGCTGTCGTTAAAGCGATCGAAGGAGAGCTTGAAAACGAAAAGAACGTGCAAACAGCTGTCAGCCTCGTGGGGACTGACCAAGAGCAGTCATTCAGGGGAGGAAAGTCGGGGAATATTGCAGAAATCTATGTGAAGATGAAGCCATTTGATGACCGTGAGCAGTCCATCTTCTCATTTGCCGATGAAGTAAAGCCGAAACTGGAGAAAGCGGCTAAAGAACAAAATGATTCGGCAAACATCGTATTCAATCTCCAATCAACTTCCGGTTCCAGCCCCCAGACCCTCACGTTCAATTTGAGAGATACGAATGAAAAACGTCTGGATGATGGAGTTGAAAAGCTTCAAAAGGAATTAGAAGGGATGGATGACGTAAACGAAGTCACGACGGACCGCATGGAAACGATCAAGGAAGTTCAGATGAAGGTTGATCGCGCGAAGGCGCTCGATCAGGGCCTCGCTCCTTCCCAGATCGGTTCATTGGTTCAGGATGTGACCAGAGGGGTTACGGCTACACAGATCGTCACGGAGGACTCAGAAGTTGTGAGCGTGTTCGTCAAATATGACCGTGACATTACCGAAAATCTGGACTCGTTGAAAAAACTCCTGATTCCCAATGGTCAGGGAGCATTCATCCGGCTGGACTCTGTCGTTGATTTCTCCATAGAAGACGGACCGGTGAGTATCAAACGGATCGATCAACAGTCTGCTGTTCAATTCACGGTGAATTATGCGTCGAGTACGAACCTTGGAACAATTTCCAATAATGTAGAAAAGAAAATAGACAAGCTCGATCTTCCTGATGAAACCCAAGTATCTTTCTCAGGGGAAAAAGAGCTTCTGGACGATTCGATCAATGATATGATCCTTGCACTTGTTCTGGCACTTGTCCTGGTATACATGGTCATGGCTGCCCAGTTCGAATCATTCAAGTATCCATTTGTCATCATGTTCACGGTTCCACTCATGGTCATAGGAGTCGCACTGGCCCTCTTCCTGACCGATACCCCGATCAGCGTCCCGGCCGTGATTGGTGTCATCATACTGGCAGGTATCGTTGTGAACAATGCCATCGTCATCGTAGATTATATCAAGCAGCGTAAGGAAGACGGGATGGGGAGTTTTGAAGCCATTGTCACTTCCTCACAGGACCGGATCCGTCCGATCCTCATGACGGCGCTGACGACGATCCTTGGACTCGTGCCCCTTGCCCTCGGTTTAGGTGAAGGGACGGAAATCAACCAGCCTATGGCCATTGCCGTAATTGGAGGATTACTCACCAGCACGCTGCTGACTGTGTATATCATTCCCGTCATGTACAGCCTTTTTGATAAAGAGACACGAAGAAAAGCAACAAGGAAAAGAATGGATTAA
- a CDS encoding TerC family protein: MDASMLLEYGWVLLILIGLEGILAADNAVVMAVMVKHLPEEQRKKALFYGLMGAFIFRFAALFLISFLVNVWQVQAIGAIYLFYVAIHHFIKKRKGEGAIDNAENKGSGFWMTVLKVELADIAFAVDSMLAAVALAVTLRPTGWFEVGGIDGGQFTIMFLGGVIGLVIMRFAATWFVKLLEKYPTLESAAFLIVGWVGVKLAVFTLAHPDVAILDHHFPESKVWKLIFWTVLIILSIGGYLLSKKRANAAQTGS, from the coding sequence ATGGATGCATCAATGTTATTAGAGTATGGATGGGTACTTCTCATCCTCATCGGTCTGGAAGGAATCCTTGCAGCCGATAATGCAGTTGTCATGGCCGTCATGGTCAAACATCTACCTGAAGAGCAGCGGAAGAAAGCGTTGTTCTATGGGCTGATGGGTGCTTTTATCTTCCGTTTCGCCGCCCTTTTCCTCATCTCATTCCTTGTGAATGTATGGCAGGTGCAGGCAATCGGAGCCATTTACCTGTTCTACGTCGCCATCCATCACTTCATCAAGAAGCGTAAGGGTGAAGGGGCAATCGATAACGCCGAGAACAAAGGGTCAGGTTTCTGGATGACTGTCTTGAAAGTCGAGCTTGCGGATATCGCCTTTGCAGTAGACTCCATGTTGGCCGCTGTGGCCTTGGCCGTAACACTTAGACCGACAGGATGGTTTGAAGTAGGGGGAATCGATGGTGGACAGTTCACCATCATGTTCCTAGGCGGTGTCATCGGTCTTGTGATCATGCGATTCGCTGCTACATGGTTCGTCAAGCTTCTGGAAAAATATCCGACACTCGAATCTGCAGCATTCCTCATCGTAGGCTGGGTCGGTGTGAAGCTCGCCGTGTTCACCCTTGCCCACCCGGATGTCGCGATACTGGATCATCATTTCCCTGAGTCCAAAGTGTGGAAACTCATCTTCTGGACCGTCTTGATCATACTATCCATCGGTGGCTATCTCTTGTCAAAGAAAAGGGCAAATGCAGCCCAAACAGGTTCGTAA
- the sigI gene encoding RNA polymerase sigma factor SigI: MLNLLLLSLVKRKTTIEEKAVRIQKGEEELLSSLLDEYKPFIKKTVSSVCKRYITESDDEFSIGLIAFHDAIIKYNAEKGSSFISFAEVIIKRKVIDYIRKNGKYQDISVDMNNTDDEDLPSLHIEQLAAVDEYQREEDARRRREEIMQFTKQLEEYNLTFEDLIDASPKHEDARVNAINISRIVVEEMEFKDYLLAKRRLPIKKLEKTVSVSRKTIERNRKYIIAMCVILMGDYVYLRDYLKGRLGR; encoded by the coding sequence ATGCTCAATCTATTATTACTCTCGTTGGTCAAAAGAAAAACGACCATCGAGGAAAAAGCGGTCCGGATCCAAAAAGGAGAAGAAGAGTTACTTTCAAGTCTGTTGGACGAATATAAGCCTTTCATAAAAAAGACGGTATCCTCCGTCTGCAAACGATATATTACGGAGAGTGATGATGAATTCAGCATCGGATTGATCGCCTTTCATGATGCGATCATCAAATACAACGCTGAAAAGGGATCATCATTCATCAGCTTTGCAGAAGTGATCATCAAGAGGAAAGTCATTGATTATATCCGAAAAAATGGGAAATATCAGGATATAAGTGTGGACATGAACAATACGGACGACGAGGATCTCCCTTCACTCCATATCGAGCAGCTTGCTGCAGTCGATGAGTATCAGAGAGAAGAGGATGCGAGACGCAGGCGGGAAGAAATCATGCAGTTCACCAAACAGCTGGAAGAATACAATCTTACCTTTGAAGATCTGATCGATGCTTCACCAAAACATGAAGATGCACGGGTGAATGCCATCAATATCTCCAGGATCGTCGTGGAAGAAATGGAATTTAAGGACTACCTGCTGGCAAAAAGACGTTTACCAATCAAAAAACTAGAAAAGACGGTAAGTGTGAGCAGGAAGACCATCGAACGGAATCGGAAGTATATCATCGCCATGTGCGTCATTCTCATGGGCGATTATGTATATTTAAGGGATTACTTAAAAGGCAGGTTAGGCCGATGA
- a CDS encoding anti-sigma-I factor RsgI family protein, with translation MKKGIIMDIKSDALVMMTAEGEFIKGKKHPHQHYSIGEEIPFFPVTGERFSKGRRTGRIRWKVLLASCAVFALLLILLPGTLTEDRKAYAYVSLDINPSLELTLDEEKKVLDIVSYNEEGDEILSSLHQWRNSKADEVTSKIFDLCEELGYFSETDHIYMTSSFPDEKDGKAKESFIKSIYTMIEDENQSRPVTITYKEASREERKEAHEKGVTAGHLMKEEEKEIEADPGKEDEKMELKNEDKPSDQPPAKDETKKKNAGQKDTVDKEEKREEKATPRPKADSPEKQKQEKEQKQKEDIRSKKGPQQPDKPQEPKERGNDRQDKTGRQGEWTPPGQQEKKNDQGGKQKDIEKHDRRMKEKEAPQGDKPPGNRGEDRGRKEGWNKNHKQND, from the coding sequence ATGAAAAAAGGGATCATCATGGATATCAAGTCGGATGCCCTCGTAATGATGACCGCTGAAGGGGAGTTCATCAAAGGGAAGAAGCATCCTCATCAGCATTATTCAATCGGAGAAGAGATCCCCTTTTTTCCAGTGACAGGGGAACGTTTCAGTAAAGGGCGACGGACAGGAAGGATACGGTGGAAGGTGCTTCTCGCTTCATGCGCAGTCTTTGCTCTACTGCTAATATTGCTTCCAGGGACACTGACCGAGGACAGGAAAGCATATGCCTACGTGTCCCTCGACATCAATCCGAGTCTCGAATTGACCCTGGATGAGGAGAAAAAGGTGCTTGATATTGTATCGTACAATGAAGAAGGAGACGAAATTCTCTCTTCCCTTCATCAGTGGAGGAACTCAAAAGCAGATGAGGTCACTTCGAAAATCTTTGATTTATGCGAAGAGTTGGGGTACTTCAGTGAAACAGATCACATCTATATGACTTCTTCATTTCCCGATGAAAAAGACGGAAAAGCCAAAGAGAGCTTCATTAAAAGCATTTATACGATGATCGAAGATGAGAATCAATCAAGACCTGTAACCATCACTTATAAAGAAGCCAGCCGGGAAGAACGGAAAGAGGCTCATGAAAAAGGGGTGACGGCAGGTCACTTAATGAAAGAAGAAGAGAAAGAGATAGAAGCAGATCCGGGGAAAGAGGATGAGAAGATGGAGCTGAAGAATGAGGATAAACCATCCGATCAGCCACCGGCCAAAGACGAAACGAAAAAAAAGAACGCAGGCCAAAAAGATACTGTAGATAAAGAAGAGAAACGGGAAGAAAAAGCTACTCCCAGGCCAAAAGCAGATTCTCCAGAAAAGCAAAAGCAAGAAAAAGAACAAAAGCAAAAGGAAGATATCCGGTCGAAAAAAGGTCCACAGCAGCCTGACAAGCCCCAGGAGCCTAAAGAACGGGGAAACGATAGACAAGATAAGACAGGAAGACAAGGGGAATGGACACCTCCAGGCCAGCAGGAAAAAAAGAATGATCAGGGCGGTAAACAGAAGGACATAGAAAAACATGACCGCCGCATGAAGGAAAAGGAGGCTCCACAAGGGGATAAACCCCCAGGCAACAGGGGAGAGGACCGTGGAAGGAAAGAAGGCTGGAATAAGAATCACAAACAGAATGACTGA
- a CDS encoding alpha/beta-type small acid-soluble spore protein: MARSSNKLLVPGVEQYLDQVKYEIAQEFGVNLGSDTVARSNGSVGGEITKRLVQQAQSHLSGQSTK; encoded by the coding sequence ATGGCAAGAAGCAGCAATAAATTATTGGTTCCTGGTGTGGAGCAATACCTTGATCAAGTGAAATATGAAATCGCCCAAGAATTCGGCGTAAACCTCGGATCAGACACTGTAGCCCGTTCAAACGGATCAGTAGGCGGAGAAATCACCAAGCGTCTGGTACAACAAGCTCAATCACATTTATCTGGACAATCAACTAAATAA
- a CDS encoding TrkH family potassium uptake protein — protein sequence MWLKLKLHISKLTPTRVIVTYYLLAITLSTLLLSLPVAHKRGADWSFIDALFTSVSAVSVTGLAVVSTPDTFNTLGIFILIFVLQFGGIGIMTLGTFFWLLLGKRIGLKERQLIMTDQNQMNLSGLVNLLKQILLLVILIEIVGAVVLGTYFLSYYPSWQEAYMHGLFASVSATTNAGFDITGQSFIPFKHDYFVQVITVILITLGAIGFPVLIEVKNFIMNKEKKRHHFSLFTKITTTTFGLLLIVGTLLIVVMEFNHFFQGMSWHEAFFYAFFQSASTRSGGLATMNLAEFSLPTLMMLSGMMFIGASPSSVGGGIRTTTFALNLLFLYHFAKGNQTIKIFRREIHQQDVLKSLVVTMVAVLLCFTSVIILTITEDHTLIEIIFEVCSAFGTTGLSLGITPDLSVIGKCVIMILMFIGRVGILSFLFMIGGKEKKANYHYPKERLIIG from the coding sequence ATGTGGCTCAAACTTAAATTACATATAAGCAAACTAACACCAACGCGTGTGATCGTCACCTACTACCTACTGGCGATCACCCTTTCAACCCTATTACTCAGCCTGCCTGTGGCTCATAAAAGAGGGGCGGATTGGAGTTTCATCGATGCACTGTTCACATCCGTCAGTGCCGTAAGCGTGACGGGGCTGGCCGTTGTCAGTACACCCGATACATTCAATACACTCGGGATTTTCATTCTGATCTTTGTCCTCCAGTTCGGTGGTATTGGAATCATGACCCTCGGGACCTTTTTCTGGCTGCTATTGGGGAAGAGGATCGGACTTAAAGAAAGGCAGCTGATCATGACCGATCAAAATCAGATGAATCTTTCCGGACTGGTCAATTTGCTCAAGCAGATCCTTCTTTTGGTCATCCTTATCGAAATCGTGGGAGCCGTAGTATTGGGAACCTATTTCCTAAGCTATTATCCATCCTGGCAGGAAGCGTATATGCACGGATTATTCGCATCCGTCAGTGCCACCACCAATGCCGGTTTCGACATAACCGGACAATCATTCATACCGTTCAAACATGATTATTTTGTACAGGTGATCACCGTCATCCTGATCACCCTGGGGGCCATCGGCTTCCCTGTGTTGATCGAGGTCAAAAATTTCATCATGAATAAAGAAAAGAAACGTCATCATTTTTCCTTGTTTACCAAGATCACCACTACCACATTCGGGCTTTTGCTCATTGTGGGCACTCTGTTGATCGTAGTAATGGAATTCAATCACTTTTTCCAGGGTATGAGCTGGCATGAAGCGTTCTTCTATGCATTCTTCCAGTCGGCATCGACAAGGAGCGGAGGGCTTGCCACCATGAATCTTGCTGAATTTTCACTTCCGACACTCATGATGCTGAGCGGGATGATGTTCATCGGTGCCTCTCCAAGTTCCGTGGGAGGGGGGATCAGGACAACGACCTTCGCCTTGAACCTTTTATTCCTTTATCATTTTGCTAAAGGGAATCAGACCATCAAGATCTTCCGGAGGGAAATCCATCAGCAGGATGTTCTGAAGTCCCTCGTCGTCACCATGGTGGCAGTGCTGCTATGCTTCACCTCTGTGATCATTTTGACCATCACGGAGGATCATACCCTCATTGAAATCATCTTTGAAGTCTGTTCCGCTTTCGGAACAACGGGATTATCCCTTGGGATCACACCCGATTTAAGCGTCATAGGCAAATGCGTCATCATGATCCTCATGTTCATCGGACGGGTCGGGATCCTTTCTTTCCTGTTTATGATCGGAGGGAAGGAGAAAAAAGCCAATTATCACTATCCGAAGGAGCGTCTGATCATCGGTTGA
- a CDS encoding B12-binding domain-containing radical SAM protein, with product MKKVVLSTLNAKYIHTNLAIRCLKAYAEPDFDVELAEYTIKDPVLNIATDLFSKQPDVIGFSCYIWNIEETINVIGILRKIMPDVKIILGGPEVTYDVPYWLERLTDVDFIILGEGEESFKQFLTEANGDEDWDKVAGIAYMKDGKPVIRPQSNKIDLREVPSPFRFEEDLEQLSKRVTYIETSRGCPFRCQFCLSSIEVGVRYFDREKVKEDIRFLMQNGAKTIKFVDRTFNISRSYAMEMFQFLIDEHLPGTVFQFEITADIMRPEVIEFLNQNAPAGLFRFEIGVQSTNDETNDLVMRRQNYEKLTRTVTMVKDGGKIDQHLDLIAGLPEEDYHSFKKTFNDVFELRPEELQLGFLKMLRGTGLRIRANDHQYTYMDHSPYEILGNNVLTFDDIVRIKQVEDVLEKYWNDHRMDQTIEYLVSNVFETPFDFFQEFGSYWEGKGWSRIGHQLEDLFKRLREFLSTKEGVSLPVVEGLMKLDYLQNQKYKPRKPWWNNTMTKEQRSSLYQEILASPVIAGAAFTEMNLSEKDLYKHTMLEHITLADGKDGYVLAYFEPSTGRSTLFPVGVS from the coding sequence ATGAAGAAAGTGGTTTTAAGTACATTGAACGCTAAATATATCCATACGAACCTGGCGATACGATGCCTGAAAGCATATGCCGAGCCAGACTTTGATGTTGAACTTGCCGAGTATACGATTAAAGATCCCGTCTTGAATATCGCAACCGACTTATTCTCAAAGCAGCCCGACGTCATCGGGTTCAGCTGTTATATATGGAACATCGAAGAAACGATCAACGTCATCGGGATCCTAAGAAAGATCATGCCCGACGTCAAGATCATCCTCGGCGGACCCGAAGTAACCTATGACGTCCCTTACTGGCTTGAGCGCCTGACCGATGTAGATTTCATCATTTTGGGGGAAGGGGAAGAATCTTTCAAACAGTTCCTCACTGAAGCCAATGGAGATGAAGACTGGGATAAGGTCGCAGGGATTGCGTATATGAAAGACGGCAAGCCCGTCATCCGTCCGCAGTCGAATAAAATCGACCTTCGTGAGGTTCCATCCCCGTTCCGATTCGAAGAAGACCTCGAACAGCTTTCGAAACGGGTGACCTATATTGAAACGAGCAGAGGCTGCCCGTTCAGATGCCAGTTCTGTTTATCTTCTATTGAAGTGGGTGTACGCTACTTTGACAGGGAGAAAGTAAAAGAAGACATCAGGTTCCTGATGCAGAACGGCGCGAAGACCATCAAGTTTGTCGATCGAACATTCAATATCAGTCGAAGCTATGCCATGGAGATGTTCCAATTCCTTATTGATGAACATTTGCCGGGTACCGTCTTCCAGTTTGAAATCACAGCGGACATCATGCGGCCTGAAGTGATTGAGTTCTTGAATCAGAACGCCCCTGCCGGCTTGTTCCGCTTCGAAATCGGCGTGCAGTCCACCAATGACGAGACCAATGATCTGGTCATGAGAAGACAGAACTATGAGAAATTGACAAGAACCGTCACCATGGTCAAAGACGGCGGGAAGATCGACCAGCACTTGGATCTGATCGCGGGACTGCCGGAAGAAGATTACCATTCGTTCAAAAAGACCTTCAATGACGTATTCGAATTAAGGCCGGAAGAGCTTCAGCTGGGCTTCCTCAAGATGCTGCGCGGTACTGGCCTCAGGATACGTGCAAACGATCATCAATACACCTATATGGACCACTCACCGTATGAAATTCTCGGGAACAATGTCCTCACGTTCGACGATATCGTACGCATCAAGCAAGTGGAAGACGTATTGGAAAAATACTGGAATGACCATCGGATGGATCAGACCATTGAATACCTTGTCTCAAACGTGTTCGAGACTCCATTCGATTTCTTCCAGGAGTTCGGATCCTACTGGGAAGGCAAGGGCTGGTCCCGGATCGGTCACCAGCTTGAAGACCTTTTCAAGAGGCTTCGTGAATTCCTCTCGACCAAAGAAGGGGTATCCCTACCGGTTGTCGAAGGCCTTATGAAGCTGGATTATCTCCAAAACCAAAAATACAAACCGAGAAAACCATGGTGGAACAACACGATGACCAAAGAACAGCGGTCATCGCTCTATCAGGAAATCCTCGCTTCCCCTGTAATTGCAGGAGCAGCATTCACGGAAATGAACCTCTCGGAGAAAGATCTGTATAAGCATACGATGCTCGAACACATTACCTTGGCCGACGGGAAGGACGGATATGTTCTCGCTTATTTCGAGCCTTCCACAGGACGTTCCACCCTATTCCCTGTCGGAGTATCCTGA
- a CDS encoding acyltransferase family protein, with product MKQRDSYFDNAKFILIFLVVFGHIIRSYIEKDPVILSLYKTIYTFHMPAFILLAGFFAKGFYKKGYIQKLAKKLILPYIVFQLIYTVYYYFLYDSSTLEVDPLTPHWSLWFLISLFCWNAMLYAFIKWFKFGTAAGLTVAFSLGLIVGFADSISSTLSLSRTFVFFPMFLLGYYLKKEHFDYFKTSQMRLAAGLTFILVFLGMFLVPEFSDKWLLGSKPYGDFDWNNLYGMGIRAAVYALNIIMIFSFFSFVPTKQQFFTKWGKNTLYVYLLHGFLVRLFRVSALKDEINPTTSILVMLGVSLVLTMLFSTKFFTSLTQPLIEFRTSRFQKLFSKKEINTR from the coding sequence ATGAAACAGCGTGATTCATATTTTGATAATGCTAAATTCATCCTGATCTTCCTTGTCGTATTCGGTCACATCATCAGGTCGTATATCGAAAAGGATCCGGTCATCCTTTCCCTTTATAAAACGATCTACACTTTCCATATGCCGGCTTTCATCCTTCTTGCAGGATTCTTTGCCAAAGGCTTTTATAAGAAAGGGTACATCCAGAAGCTGGCAAAGAAACTCATTTTGCCTTATATCGTGTTCCAGCTGATCTATACCGTGTACTATTATTTCCTATATGACAGTTCGACCCTTGAAGTCGATCCACTGACGCCGCACTGGTCTCTCTGGTTCCTCATCAGTCTCTTCTGCTGGAACGCCATGCTCTATGCGTTCATCAAATGGTTTAAATTCGGTACCGCAGCAGGACTGACAGTGGCTTTCTCTCTTGGCCTGATCGTCGGGTTTGCAGACAGCATATCGAGTACGCTCAGCCTGTCGAGGACATTCGTGTTCTTCCCGATGTTCCTCCTCGGCTACTATCTAAAGAAAGAGCACTTCGATTACTTCAAGACGTCACAGATGCGTCTGGCAGCCGGTCTCACATTCATTCTGGTCTTCCTGGGAATGTTCCTCGTACCGGAATTTTCCGACAAGTGGCTCCTCGGATCCAAGCCTTATGGTGATTTTGACTGGAATAATCTGTACGGAATGGGGATACGCGCTGCTGTATACGCACTGAATATCATCATGATCTTCAGCTTTTTCTCCTTCGTACCGACTAAGCAGCAGTTTTTCACAAAATGGGGTAAGAACACCCTCTATGTGTACCTGCTGCATGGGTTCCTGGTCAGATTATTCAGGGTCAGCGCACTGAAAGATGAAATCAACCCTACCACAAGCATCCTTGTCATGCTCGGCGTGTCCCTTGTATTGACGATGCTGTTCTCGACCAAGTTCTTTACGAGCCTGACTCAGCCTCTCATCGAGTTCAGGACCTCCCGATTTCAAAAGTTATTTTCAAAGAAGGAAATCAACACAAGATAA